The proteins below are encoded in one region of Micromonospora pisi:
- a CDS encoding PucR family transcriptional regulator — protein MARVLPTVREVLALDPVRHGGPRLVAGEGGLDRFVRWVHAAEVPDIAALLNGGELVLTTGIGLPTDDAGLRAFIGELAGVGVSGLMVELGRRYPTSVPRVMIAAAERHGLPLIELRQGTPFVRITEAVHALIVDAQLTELRATEEIHQRFTDLSVDGAEPAEVVHQAARLAGSPVVLENLSRQVLAYDAAGVRGELLLGGWEQQSRRIQPAGRTGYDADAGWLVTTVGARGQDWGRLLLRWADADLAPPTATPPTRLTILLERAASTLALGRLIQRDAEGLERQIHRNLLTALLDHTRPVDEVALRARALGVTLDRRHLVGVVVRCRTDESSTQVAQARLRDLADAVGQALRETELSGLASAVDDQAVGALLALQDPAAEERSLAAFAAALHRIRRDAAGSGPGGAARDAVIVAAGSGVSSLREARRSLVEARQVADAARRGRHDLPIFRLPHVGLAGLLHLLRDEPRLQTFVERELGPLLAYDAEHPRERLLDTLRAYLEQGRNKSAAAGAAHLSRPAFYERLARIARILGADLDAVDDTLSLHVALLALDAVRDN, from the coding sequence GTGGCGCGCGTGTTACCTACCGTCCGTGAGGTGCTCGCCCTGGACCCGGTGCGACACGGCGGACCCCGGCTGGTGGCGGGGGAGGGCGGTCTCGACCGGTTTGTCCGATGGGTGCACGCTGCCGAGGTCCCCGACATCGCCGCCCTGCTCAACGGTGGCGAACTGGTGCTCACCACCGGGATCGGGCTGCCGACCGACGACGCCGGGCTGCGCGCCTTCATCGGTGAGCTGGCCGGCGTCGGAGTCTCCGGACTCATGGTCGAACTCGGCCGGCGCTACCCGACCAGCGTGCCCCGCGTCATGATCGCGGCAGCCGAACGGCACGGCCTGCCCCTGATCGAGCTGCGCCAGGGAACACCGTTCGTCCGGATCACCGAAGCGGTGCACGCCCTCATCGTCGACGCCCAGCTCACCGAGCTACGCGCCACCGAGGAGATCCACCAGCGCTTCACCGACCTCTCCGTCGACGGCGCCGAACCGGCCGAGGTGGTGCACCAGGCCGCCCGGCTCGCCGGCTCCCCGGTCGTACTGGAGAACCTCTCCCGCCAGGTGCTGGCGTACGACGCCGCCGGTGTCCGCGGCGAGCTGCTGCTCGGCGGCTGGGAACAGCAGTCGCGGCGGATCCAGCCGGCCGGGCGGACCGGGTACGACGCGGACGCCGGCTGGCTGGTGACCACCGTCGGCGCCCGGGGGCAGGACTGGGGGCGCCTGCTGCTGCGCTGGGCCGACGCCGACCTCGCCCCGCCGACGGCCACCCCACCCACCCGCCTGACCATCCTGCTCGAACGGGCCGCCTCCACGCTGGCGCTGGGCCGGCTGATCCAACGCGACGCCGAGGGCCTGGAACGGCAGATCCACCGCAACCTGCTCACCGCCCTGCTCGACCACACCCGCCCGGTGGACGAGGTGGCGCTGCGGGCGCGGGCGCTCGGCGTGACACTCGACCGGCGACACCTGGTGGGAGTGGTGGTCCGGTGCCGGACCGACGAGTCCAGCACCCAGGTCGCCCAGGCCCGGCTCCGTGACCTGGCCGACGCGGTTGGTCAGGCACTCCGGGAAACCGAGCTGAGCGGGCTGGCGAGCGCGGTGGACGACCAGGCCGTCGGCGCGCTGCTCGCGCTCCAGGACCCGGCCGCCGAGGAACGGTCACTGGCCGCGTTCGCCGCCGCGCTCCATCGGATACGCCGTGACGCCGCCGGGAGCGGACCGGGTGGCGCCGCCCGGGACGCGGTGATCGTCGCGGCGGGTTCGGGAGTTTCCTCGCTGCGGGAGGCCCGTCGGTCGCTGGTCGAGGCACGTCAGGTCGCCGACGCGGCCCGACGCGGCCGGCACGACCTGCCCATCTTCCGGCTCCCGCACGTCGGGCTCGCCGGGCTGCTGCACCTGCTGCGGGACGAGCCCCGGTTGCAGACCTTCGTCGAGCGGGAACTTGGGCCGCTGCTCGCGTACGACGCTGAGCACCCCAGGGAACGGCTGCTCGACACCCTGCGGGCGTACCTGGAACAGGGCCGGAACAAGTCGGCGGCGGCCGGTGCCGCCCACCTGTCCCGGCCCGCGTTCTACGAGCGGCTGGCCCGGATCGCCCGGATCCTCGGCGCCGACCTGGACGCCGTCGACGACACCCTGTCGCTACACGTAGCCCTGCTCGCCCTGGACGCCGTCCGCGACAACTGA